From a region of the Mycobacterium sp. SMC-8 genome:
- the mscL gene encoding large-conductance mechanosensitive channel protein MscL, with the protein MLKGFKEFIARGNVIDLAVAVVIGAAFTGLVTAFTENVIQPLIDRIGAGPETEYGILRIPLGGDQFVDLNAVLSAAINFLIVAAVIYFVIVVPFKKIRERDKKVESAETELTLLTEIRDLLRTNGDAGAAVGKHAGKGVQDHSEE; encoded by the coding sequence ATGTTGAAGGGGTTCAAGGAGTTCATCGCGCGGGGAAATGTCATCGACCTCGCCGTCGCCGTCGTCATCGGCGCCGCGTTCACCGGCCTGGTGACTGCCTTCACCGAGAACGTCATCCAGCCGCTCATCGACCGGATCGGCGCGGGCCCCGAGACCGAGTACGGCATCCTGCGAATCCCGTTGGGCGGCGACCAGTTCGTCGACCTCAACGCGGTGCTGTCGGCAGCGATCAACTTCCTCATCGTCGCCGCCGTCATCTACTTCGTGATCGTGGTGCCGTTCAAGAAGATCCGGGAGCGCGACAAGAAGGTGGAGTCGGCCGAGACCGAGCTGACGTTGTTGACCGAGATCCGCGACTTGCTGCGCACCAATGGCGACGCCGGCGCCGCGGTCGGCAAGCACGCCGGCAAGGGTGTGCAGGACCATTCCGAGGAATGA
- a CDS encoding GNAT family N-acetyltransferase, with protein MNLLSSRSQHPGWPLAVGPLRVPAGVVRLRPVRLRDAAQWSRIRLADRAHLEPWEPTAELNWELRHAVSSWPSVCSGLRSEARKGRMLPYAIELDGQFAGQLTIGNVTHGALRSAWIGYWVASEFTGGGVATAALALGLDHCFGPVTLHRVEATVRPENGASRAVLAKVGFREEGLLKRYLDVDGAWRDHLLVALTIEELNGSVAAALVRAGRASWA; from the coding sequence ATGAACCTCTTGAGTTCACGGTCGCAGCATCCCGGCTGGCCGCTGGCGGTCGGCCCGCTGCGGGTCCCTGCGGGGGTGGTCCGGTTGCGCCCGGTCCGACTGCGCGACGCCGCGCAGTGGAGCAGGATCCGACTGGCCGACCGCGCACACCTCGAGCCGTGGGAACCTACTGCGGAGCTGAATTGGGAACTGCGCCATGCTGTTTCGTCGTGGCCTTCGGTGTGTTCGGGGCTGCGCTCGGAGGCCCGCAAAGGCCGCATGCTGCCGTACGCGATCGAACTCGACGGCCAGTTCGCCGGGCAGCTGACGATCGGCAACGTCACCCACGGCGCGCTGCGGTCGGCGTGGATCGGCTACTGGGTGGCCAGTGAGTTCACCGGCGGAGGGGTCGCCACCGCGGCGCTGGCGCTGGGGTTGGACCACTGTTTCGGGCCGGTGACGCTGCATCGCGTCGAGGCCACCGTGCGGCCGGAGAACGGCGCGAGCCGGGCCGTTCTGGCAAAGGTCGGTTTCCGCGAGGAAGGCCTCTTGAAGCGATATCTTGACGTCGACGGGGCGTGGCGCGATCACCTGCTGGTGGCGCTCACGATCGAGGAGTTGAACGGCAGCGTGGCCGCGGCGCTGGTGCGGGCCGGTCGCGCCTCGTGGGCCTGA
- a CDS encoding molybdenum cofactor biosynthesis protein B, which yields MRVAAPVSGPRYTVELMEQPHALVGRALVVVVDDRTAHGDEEDHSGPLVTELLGEAGFVVDGVVVVSSDEVEIRNALNTAVIGGVDLVVSVGGTGVTPRDVTPESTRELLDRELLGISEALRASGLAAGIIDAGVSRGLAGISGSTLVVNLAGSRAAVRDGMATLGPLAGQIIAQLSSLEI from the coding sequence CTGCGAGTGGCTGCGCCGGTGTCCGGACCGAGATATACGGTTGAGCTCATGGAACAGCCTCATGCGTTGGTCGGACGGGCCCTGGTCGTCGTCGTCGATGACCGCACCGCCCACGGTGACGAAGAGGACCACAGCGGTCCGCTGGTCACCGAACTGCTCGGGGAGGCGGGATTCGTCGTCGACGGTGTCGTCGTGGTGTCCTCCGATGAGGTGGAGATCCGCAACGCCCTGAACACCGCCGTCATCGGCGGGGTGGACCTCGTCGTCTCCGTCGGCGGCACCGGCGTGACGCCGCGCGACGTCACCCCCGAGTCGACCCGTGAGCTCCTCGACCGGGAACTGTTGGGTATTTCCGAGGCTCTCCGTGCCTCCGGCCTGGCGGCGGGAATCATCGACGCGGGAGTCTCCCGTGGGCTCGCCGGGATCTCCGGCAGCACCCTGGTGGTCAACCTGGCCGGATCCCGCGCGGCCGTCCGCGACGGCATGGCGACCCTCGGGCCGCTGGCCGGGCAGATCATCGCTCAGCTATCCAGTTTGGAGATCTAA
- a CDS encoding SAF domain-containing protein, which translates to MGHPLDRSTLDRVSRALRPDWTHTAAARRTLAAALVILAAVAAWRGDPGADMSDVVVTTHDLSPGTELTAADLHVEARPAATIPDGAHSSVDAVVGTMLAGPARRGEVLTDIRLLGPRLAESAAGPDARIVPIPLADAALTDLVRPGDVVDIVAAPADEAADARLIATDAVVVLVSAKESGVGARGSGRVVLVALPAAAAKSVAGAALVEAVTLTLH; encoded by the coding sequence ATGGGGCATCCGCTGGACCGGTCGACTCTCGATCGCGTGTCCCGAGCACTGCGCCCCGACTGGACGCACACCGCGGCCGCCCGGCGGACGCTCGCAGCGGCGCTGGTCATCCTGGCGGCGGTCGCCGCGTGGCGGGGTGATCCGGGCGCCGACATGTCCGATGTCGTCGTGACGACCCACGACCTGTCTCCCGGGACCGAGCTCACCGCCGCCGACCTGCACGTCGAGGCACGGCCGGCCGCCACCATTCCGGACGGCGCGCACAGTTCCGTCGACGCGGTGGTGGGCACAATGCTCGCCGGGCCCGCCCGCCGCGGCGAAGTGCTGACCGACATCCGGCTACTCGGACCCCGGCTCGCCGAGTCCGCTGCCGGGCCTGACGCGCGGATCGTGCCGATTCCGCTGGCCGATGCGGCGCTGACGGATCTCGTCCGACCCGGAGATGTCGTCGATATCGTGGCCGCCCCCGCCGACGAGGCCGCCGATGCTCGCCTGATCGCGACCGACGCGGTGGTGGTCCTGGTCTCGGCGAAAGAAAGCGGGGTCGGTGCGCGCGGTTCGGGCCGGGTGGTCCTGGTGGCCCTACCGGCCGCCGCGGCGAAATCGGTCGCGGGCGCGGCCCTCGTCGAGGCGGTGACGCTGACCTTGCATTAG
- a CDS encoding cell wall metabolism sensor histidine kinase WalK, whose translation MAADGRPWPGLPPAPPHPASSVSLRWRVMLLAMSMVVISVVLLAVAVYAVVSRALYEDIDDQLQSRAQMLVESGSLDADPGKAIEGTAYSDTNAMFYIPGRGKYTANQQGQTLPIGPPEQDVMDGKLWMSLRTVEHQRVLALRLDSGNSLLLSKSLAPTGQVLKRLGTVLLIVGGLGVAVAAIAGGMVASAGLRPVARLTQAAERVARTDDLRPIPVVGNDELARLTETFNMMLRALAESRERQARLVADAGHELRTPLTSMRTNVELLMESMKPGAPRIPDEDMAELRADVIAQIEEMSTLVGDLVDLTRGDAGFTVHETVELTDVIDRSLERVRRRRNDIEFDLSVMPWQVFGDAAGLGRAVLNLLDNAAKWSPPGAHVGVRLVQIDSTHAELVVSDHGPGIAPQERALVFERFFRSTSARAMPGSGLGLAIVKQVVLKHGGSVNVGETVPGGQPPGTSMHVVLPGRPSPAGADPAEE comes from the coding sequence ATGGCGGCCGACGGCAGGCCGTGGCCCGGACTACCGCCGGCCCCGCCCCATCCGGCCAGCTCGGTGTCCCTGCGATGGCGGGTGATGCTGCTGGCGATGTCGATGGTGGTCATCTCGGTCGTCCTGCTGGCCGTGGCGGTGTACGCGGTGGTCTCCCGCGCGCTCTACGAAGACATCGACGATCAGCTGCAGAGCCGGGCGCAGATGCTGGTGGAGAGCGGTTCGCTGGATGCCGACCCCGGCAAGGCGATCGAGGGCACGGCCTACTCCGACACGAACGCGATGTTCTACATCCCCGGCCGCGGCAAATACACCGCCAACCAGCAAGGGCAGACGCTGCCCATCGGTCCACCCGAGCAGGACGTGATGGACGGCAAGCTGTGGATGTCGTTGCGCACCGTCGAGCATCAACGGGTGCTGGCGCTGCGCCTCGACAGCGGCAACTCGCTGCTGCTGTCCAAGAGCCTCGCCCCGACGGGACAGGTGCTCAAGCGGCTCGGCACGGTGCTGCTGATCGTCGGCGGGCTCGGCGTCGCGGTGGCGGCGATCGCCGGCGGCATGGTCGCCAGTGCGGGGCTGCGTCCGGTGGCCCGGCTGACGCAGGCTGCCGAGCGTGTCGCGCGCACCGACGACCTGCGCCCGATACCGGTGGTCGGCAACGACGAACTCGCCCGCCTCACCGAGACGTTCAACATGATGCTGCGGGCCCTGGCCGAGTCCCGGGAACGCCAGGCGCGCCTGGTCGCCGACGCCGGCCACGAGTTGCGGACGCCGCTGACCTCGATGCGCACCAATGTCGAGCTGTTGATGGAGTCGATGAAGCCGGGAGCGCCGCGGATACCGGACGAGGACATGGCCGAGCTGCGCGCCGACGTCATCGCCCAGATCGAGGAGATGTCTACCCTGGTGGGTGACCTGGTGGACCTGACCCGCGGCGACGCCGGATTCACGGTCCACGAGACGGTCGAGCTCACCGACGTGATCGACCGTTCGCTGGAGCGGGTGCGCCGGCGCCGCAACGACATCGAGTTCGACCTGTCGGTAATGCCGTGGCAGGTCTTCGGCGACGCGGCCGGACTGGGCCGGGCGGTGCTGAACCTGCTCGACAACGCGGCCAAGTGGAGTCCGCCGGGAGCGCATGTCGGCGTTCGCCTGGTCCAGATCGACTCCACGCACGCCGAATTGGTGGTGTCCGACCACGGGCCCGGCATCGCGCCGCAGGAACGCGCGCTGGTGTTCGAGCGCTTCTTCCGGTCGACCTCGGCGCGCGCGATGCCCGGCTCGGGTCTCGGCCTCGCGATCGTCAAACAGGTGGTGCTCAAACACGGCGGCTCGGTGAACGTCGGCGAGACGGTCCCGGGCGGCCAGCCGCCGGGCACCTCCATGCATGTGGTGCTCCCGGGCCGGCCGTCGCCCGCCGGCGCCGATCCGGCCGAGGAGTAG
- a CDS encoding FmdB family zinc ribbon protein, with product MPTYSYACTECSNKFDVVQAFTDDSLTECPKCAGRLRKVFGKVGVVFKGSGFYRTDSRESGKSSSSGSSSNGSESSSTTSSSSSSSDKSGSSDKSASSTTSSAPAAAASS from the coding sequence GTGCCCACTTATTCCTATGCGTGCACCGAATGCAGCAACAAGTTCGACGTGGTGCAGGCGTTCACCGACGATTCGCTGACCGAGTGCCCGAAGTGCGCCGGACGGCTGCGCAAGGTGTTCGGCAAGGTCGGCGTGGTCTTCAAAGGCAGCGGCTTCTACCGCACCGACAGCCGGGAATCCGGGAAGAGCTCGAGTTCGGGCAGCTCGTCGAACGGCTCGGAGTCGTCGTCCACCACCTCTTCCTCGTCCTCGTCCTCGGACAAGTCCGGTTCATCGGACAAGTCCGCGTCGTCGACCACTTCTTCGGCACCCGCGGCCGCCGCGTCCAGCTGA
- the glp gene encoding gephyrin-like molybdotransferase Glp — protein MRSVEEQQARVAAAAVAPRPVRVAIAEAQGLMCAEEVVTERPLPGFDQAAIDGYAVRSVDVLGVGGAPAEESADGDADRDESRPREISLPVMGLIEAGARTPSRLQPRQAARVQTGAPMPTLADAVLPLRWTDGGASRVRVLRGVRSGAYVRRTGDDVQPGDVAVRAGTIIGAAQVGLLAAVGRERVLVHPRPRLSVLSVGGELVDISRAPGNGQVYDVNSYALAAAGRDAGAEVNRVGIVSADPKKLREVVEGQLSRSEVVVIAGAVGGAAAEGVRAVLAELGDMEVTRIAMHPGSVQGFGQLGADGVPVFLLPANPVSALVVFEVMVRPLIRLSLGKRQAMRRIVQARALSPIESVAGRKGFLRGQLMRDQDTGEYLVQALGGGPGASSHLLATLAEANCLVVVPSEAEQIRTGEIVDVAFLAQRG, from the coding sequence GTGCGTTCGGTGGAGGAGCAACAAGCCCGGGTAGCAGCTGCCGCGGTGGCGCCGCGGCCGGTGCGGGTGGCGATCGCCGAAGCCCAGGGTCTCATGTGCGCCGAGGAGGTCGTCACCGAGCGTCCGCTGCCCGGGTTCGATCAGGCCGCCATCGACGGCTACGCGGTGCGCAGTGTCGACGTGCTCGGTGTCGGAGGCGCGCCTGCCGAGGAGAGCGCCGACGGTGACGCCGACCGCGATGAGAGCCGCCCGCGGGAGATCAGCCTGCCGGTGATGGGGCTGATCGAGGCGGGCGCCCGCACACCCAGCCGGCTGCAGCCCAGGCAGGCGGCACGCGTGCAGACCGGGGCGCCGATGCCCACGCTCGCCGACGCCGTGCTGCCGCTGCGCTGGACCGACGGCGGTGCGTCCCGGGTGCGGGTGCTGCGCGGCGTGCGCTCGGGGGCCTACGTGCGCCGCACGGGCGACGACGTGCAACCCGGAGATGTGGCGGTGCGCGCGGGCACGATCATCGGCGCCGCGCAGGTGGGTCTGCTCGCCGCAGTCGGTCGCGAGCGGGTGCTGGTGCATCCGCGGCCGCGGCTGTCGGTGCTCTCGGTCGGTGGTGAACTCGTCGACATCTCGCGCGCCCCCGGTAACGGCCAGGTCTACGACGTGAACTCCTATGCGTTGGCAGCCGCCGGTCGCGATGCCGGCGCCGAGGTGAACCGTGTCGGCATCGTCTCCGCCGACCCCAAGAAACTCCGCGAAGTGGTCGAGGGTCAGCTCAGCCGGTCTGAAGTCGTCGTCATCGCCGGCGCGGTCGGCGGCGCCGCCGCCGAGGGGGTGCGGGCGGTGCTCGCAGAACTCGGCGACATGGAGGTCACCCGCATCGCGATGCACCCCGGTTCGGTCCAGGGGTTCGGCCAGCTCGGCGCAGACGGAGTTCCGGTGTTCCTGCTGCCCGCCAACCCCGTCAGTGCGCTCGTCGTGTTCGAGGTCATGGTGCGCCCGCTGATCCGGCTCTCGCTCGGCAAGCGGCAGGCCATGCGACGCATCGTGCAGGCGCGGGCCTTGTCGCCGATCGAGTCGGTCGCCGGTCGCAAGGGCTTCCTGCGTGGACAGCTGATGCGCGACCAGGACACCGGTGAGTACCTGGTGCAGGCGCTGGGCGGGGGGCCCGGGGCGTCGTCGCACCTCCTTGCGACGCTGGCGGAGGCAAACTGTCTGGTCGTCGTTCCCAGCGAGGCCGAGCAGATCCGTACCGGGGAGATCGTCGACGTCGCGTTCCTGGCCCAACGCGGGTGA
- a CDS encoding MspA family porin: MKAITRVLIAMVASIAALFVSTGTSHAGLDNELSLVDGQGRTLTIQQWDTFLNGVFPLDRNRLTREWFHSGKATYIVAGEGADDFEGTLELGYQVGFPWSLGVGINFSYTTPNIAFDGWGLDGNLADSIVTPPLFPGVSISADLGNGPGIQEVATFSVDVAGPTGSVAVSNAHGTVTGAAGGVLLRPFARLISSTGDSVTTYGEPWNMN, from the coding sequence ATGAAGGCAATCACCCGGGTGCTGATCGCGATGGTCGCGTCCATCGCGGCGTTGTTCGTGAGCACTGGCACTTCGCACGCAGGGCTGGACAACGAGCTGAGCCTGGTCGACGGCCAGGGCCGGACGTTGACGATCCAGCAGTGGGACACGTTCCTCAACGGCGTGTTTCCGTTGGACCGCAACCGCCTGACCCGTGAGTGGTTCCACTCGGGCAAGGCGACCTACATCGTGGCCGGCGAGGGTGCCGATGACTTCGAGGGCACGCTGGAGCTGGGTTACCAGGTCGGCTTCCCGTGGTCGCTGGGTGTGGGCATCAACTTCAGCTACACCACCCCGAACATCGCGTTCGACGGCTGGGGCCTGGACGGCAACCTGGCTGACAGCATCGTGACCCCGCCGCTGTTCCCGGGTGTGTCGATCTCGGCGGATCTGGGCAACGGCCCGGGTATCCAGGAGGTCGCGACCTTCTCGGTGGACGTGGCCGGCCCGACCGGTTCGGTGGCGGTGTCCAACGCCCACGGCACGGTGACCGGTGCTGCCGGTGGTGTGCTGCTGCGTCCGTTCGCCCGCCTGATCTCGTCGACCGGTGACAGCGTCACCACCTACGGCGAGCCCTGGAACATGAACTGA
- a CDS encoding response regulator transcription factor, translated as MRILVVDDDRAVRESLRRSLSFNGYSVELAQDGREALDLIASDRPDAVVLDVMMPRLDGLEVCRQLRSTGDDLPILVLTARDSVSERVAGLDAGADDYLPKPFALEELLARMRALLRRTSPDDGTAESAAMTFSDLSLDPVTREVTRGDRQISLTRTEFALLEMLIANPRRVLTRSRILEEVWGFDFPTSGNALEVYVGYLRRKTEAEGEPRLIHTVRGVGYVLRETPP; from the coding sequence GTGCGCATTCTTGTCGTTGATGACGATCGCGCGGTGCGCGAATCCCTGCGCCGCTCGCTGTCGTTCAATGGATATTCGGTAGAGCTGGCCCAAGACGGCCGCGAAGCGCTCGACCTGATCGCCAGCGATCGGCCCGACGCGGTGGTGCTCGATGTGATGATGCCGAGGCTCGACGGTCTCGAAGTGTGCCGTCAGCTTCGCAGCACCGGCGACGACCTGCCGATCCTGGTACTCACCGCCCGGGACTCCGTGTCCGAGCGGGTCGCCGGCCTGGACGCCGGCGCCGACGATTACCTTCCAAAGCCGTTCGCGCTGGAAGAGCTGCTCGCCCGCATGCGTGCGCTGCTGCGCCGCACCAGCCCCGACGACGGCACCGCCGAGTCCGCGGCGATGACGTTCTCGGACCTGTCACTGGACCCGGTCACCCGCGAGGTGACCCGGGGGGACCGACAGATCAGCCTCACCCGAACCGAGTTCGCGCTGCTGGAAATGCTGATCGCCAACCCGCGCCGCGTCCTGACGCGCAGCCGGATCCTCGAAGAGGTCTGGGGCTTCGACTTCCCGACCTCGGGAAACGCCCTCGAAGTCTACGTCGGCTACCTGCGCCGCAAGACCGAGGCAGAGGGCGAACCGCGGTTGATCCACACCGTGCGCGGCGTGGGATACGTACTGCGCGAGACCCCGCCCTGA
- the rpmF gene encoding 50S ribosomal protein L32, with protein MAVPKRRMSRANTRSRRAQWKATATNLVGVTVAGQQRKVPRRLLKAARLGLIDLDRR; from the coding sequence ATGGCTGTGCCGAAGCGCAGGATGTCGCGCGCGAACACCCGTAGCCGGCGCGCGCAGTGGAAGGCCACCGCAACCAATCTGGTCGGCGTCACCGTGGCGGGTCAGCAGCGCAAGGTGCCCCGCCGCCTGCTCAAAGCCGCCCGTCTGGGCCTGATCGACCTCGACCGCCGCTAA
- a CDS encoding S1C family serine protease, whose translation MTNHPRYSPTQQQGHQSGYPGQAAPGHHGPPTGAYEQQGNGGWDWRYATEHQRQAFRSPYDPYAGAPVTGQYPRPGMPAPAARGQKKRSRTAALAAGAVALAMVSGGIGGGVAMLVHPDHNLTGISASGAAPSVPAASAPAGSVEAVAAKVVPSVVKLEVNQGRASEEGSGVILSSDGLILTNNHVVASAQGNAGGPGGPAQTKVTFFDGKTAEFTVIGTDPSSDIAVVRARNVSDLTPITVGSSADLRVGQDVVAIGSPLGLEGTVTTGIISALNRPVAAGGDARNQNTVLDAIQTDAAINPGNSGGALVNMNGELVGINSAIATLGADAGGPQGGSIGLGFAIPVDQAKRIADEIIKTGSASRASLGVQVGNEAGVDGAKIVEVTAGGAASAAGLPGGVIVTKLDDRVISSADALVAAVRSKAPGDKVTLTFIDPSGRTQSVDVTLGKASQ comes from the coding sequence ATGACCAACCACCCGAGGTATTCGCCCACTCAGCAACAGGGGCACCAGTCCGGTTATCCCGGGCAGGCGGCCCCCGGCCATCACGGCCCGCCGACGGGTGCCTACGAGCAACAGGGCAATGGTGGTTGGGACTGGCGGTACGCCACCGAGCACCAGCGCCAAGCGTTCCGTTCGCCCTATGACCCGTATGCGGGTGCGCCCGTCACCGGCCAGTACCCGCGGCCCGGGATGCCCGCGCCGGCGGCGCGAGGACAGAAGAAGCGGTCCCGTACCGCGGCGCTCGCCGCGGGGGCAGTGGCCCTGGCGATGGTCTCGGGCGGTATCGGCGGAGGCGTCGCGATGCTGGTGCACCCCGACCACAATCTCACCGGGATCAGCGCGTCGGGGGCGGCGCCGAGCGTGCCCGCCGCAAGCGCCCCGGCCGGATCGGTGGAGGCGGTCGCCGCCAAGGTCGTGCCCAGCGTGGTCAAGCTCGAGGTCAACCAGGGCAGAGCCTCAGAGGAAGGGTCGGGGGTGATCCTGTCCTCGGACGGGCTGATCCTGACCAACAACCACGTGGTGGCCAGCGCGCAGGGCAACGCCGGCGGTCCCGGCGGTCCCGCACAGACCAAGGTGACCTTCTTCGACGGCAAGACCGCGGAGTTCACGGTCATCGGCACCGATCCCAGCAGCGACATCGCGGTCGTGCGAGCCAGGAACGTGTCCGATCTGACGCCGATCACGGTCGGCTCCTCGGCCGATCTGCGCGTGGGGCAGGACGTGGTGGCCATCGGCTCCCCGCTCGGGCTGGAGGGCACGGTCACCACAGGGATCATCAGCGCGCTGAACCGCCCGGTCGCGGCCGGCGGCGACGCACGCAACCAGAACACCGTGCTCGACGCGATCCAGACCGACGCGGCGATCAACCCGGGTAACTCCGGCGGGGCCCTGGTCAACATGAACGGTGAGCTCGTCGGCATCAACTCTGCGATCGCCACGCTGGGCGCCGACGCCGGCGGACCGCAGGGCGGTTCGATCGGGCTCGGTTTCGCGATCCCGGTAGACCAGGCCAAGCGGATCGCCGACGAGATCATCAAGACCGGATCGGCATCCCGCGCCTCGCTGGGCGTGCAGGTCGGCAACGAGGCCGGGGTGGACGGCGCGAAGATCGTCGAGGTCACCGCGGGCGGGGCGGCATCGGCTGCCGGGCTGCCCGGCGGAGTGATCGTCACCAAGCTCGACGACCGGGTGATCAGCAGCGCCGACGCGCTGGTCGCCGCGGTGCGGTCGAAAGCCCCCGGCGACAAGGTCACCCTGACCTTCATCGACCCGTCGGGCCGGACTCAATCTGTGGACGTGACGCTCGGCAAGGCCAGCCAGTGA
- a CDS encoding 5-formyltetrahydrofolate cyclo-ligase, which yields MSSTKSELRTEILSARRSLTQQMRVREAAQLARHLGALIPAGTTVCAYLPVGSEPGSAAMVDDLVRRDCTVLLPVAREDGDGTPLPLRWGRHTPGALVAAPFGLQEPPPPWLPAGEMRSATVVLVPALAVDRSGARLGRGAGYYDRTLTLAEPGVLLVAVVRDDELVDRLPSEPHDVRMTHALTPRQGLVALAGGREWHGPAGGSST from the coding sequence GTGTCGTCGACCAAATCAGAATTGCGGACCGAAATCCTCAGCGCGCGTCGGTCATTGACTCAGCAAATGCGAGTCCGCGAGGCCGCACAGCTGGCCCGTCATCTGGGCGCCCTGATTCCCGCTGGAACCACGGTGTGCGCGTACCTCCCGGTCGGCTCGGAGCCGGGGTCGGCGGCCATGGTCGACGATCTGGTCCGGCGCGACTGCACGGTGCTGCTGCCGGTGGCCCGTGAGGACGGTGACGGCACTCCCCTGCCGCTGCGGTGGGGACGGCACACGCCGGGGGCTCTCGTCGCGGCGCCGTTCGGTCTTCAGGAACCGCCGCCGCCGTGGCTGCCCGCCGGGGAGATGCGCAGCGCCACCGTGGTTCTGGTCCCGGCGCTGGCCGTCGACCGCAGCGGGGCACGGCTGGGGCGCGGCGCCGGCTACTACGACCGCACCCTGACCCTCGCGGAACCCGGCGTGCTGTTGGTGGCGGTCGTACGCGACGACGAGCTCGTCGACCGCCTGCCTTCCGAGCCGCACGATGTGCGGATGACGCATGCCCTCACACCACGGCAGGGGCTGGTGGCGCTGGCCGGCGGCCGGGAATGGCACGGTCCCGCTGGCGGTTCTAGCACTTGA
- a CDS encoding UTP--glucose-1-phosphate uridylyltransferase, whose translation MNRPEVAIPRTAVVPAAGLGTRFLPATKTVPKELLPVVDTPGIELVAAEAAEAGAERLIIITSEGKDGVVAHFVEDLVLEGTLEARGKKTMLEKVRRAPALIKVESVVQAEPLGLGHAVGCVEASLSDDEDALAVLLPDDLVLPTGVLETMSKVRAKRGGTVLCAIEVDREDISAYGVFDVEEVPDATNPNVLRVKGMVEKPKSEDAPSLFAAAGRYVLDRAVFDALRRIPRGAGGELQLTDAIALLIEEGHPVHVVVHRGSRHDLGNPGGYLKAAVDFALERDDYGPELRRWLVERLGLAPATSEQ comes from the coding sequence ATGAACCGGCCTGAAGTTGCTATCCCGCGCACCGCGGTCGTCCCCGCAGCGGGGCTGGGGACGCGTTTTCTTCCCGCGACCAAGACGGTGCCGAAAGAGCTGCTGCCGGTTGTCGACACGCCGGGCATCGAACTGGTCGCCGCCGAGGCGGCCGAAGCCGGCGCCGAACGTCTGATCATCATCACCTCCGAGGGCAAGGACGGCGTCGTCGCGCACTTCGTCGAGGACCTCGTGCTCGAGGGCACGCTGGAGGCGCGGGGCAAGAAGACGATGTTGGAAAAGGTCCGGCGCGCCCCGGCCCTGATCAAGGTTGAATCGGTCGTGCAGGCCGAACCGCTCGGTCTCGGCCACGCCGTCGGCTGTGTGGAGGCCAGCCTGTCGGATGACGAGGACGCGCTCGCGGTGCTGCTGCCCGACGACCTCGTGCTGCCGACCGGTGTGCTGGAGACCATGTCGAAGGTGCGCGCCAAGCGCGGCGGCACCGTGCTGTGCGCGATCGAGGTGGATCGCGAGGACATCAGCGCCTACGGCGTCTTCGACGTCGAGGAGGTGCCGGACGCCACCAACCCGAACGTGCTGCGGGTCAAGGGGATGGTCGAGAAGCCGAAGTCCGAAGACGCACCTTCGCTTTTCGCCGCGGCCGGGCGCTATGTGCTCGACCGCGCCGTCTTCGACGCGCTACGGCGCATTCCGCGTGGCGCCGGTGGCGAGTTGCAGCTCACCGACGCCATCGCGTTGCTGATCGAGGAGGGTCATCCGGTCCACGTGGTCGTCCACCGCGGATCTCGACACGACCTGGGAAATCCCGGGGGCTACCTGAAGGCTGCGGTTGACTTTGCGTTGGAGCGGGACGACTACGGGCCTGAATTGCGCCGGTGGTTGGTCGAGCGGCTGGGCCTCGCTCCGGCGACGTCCGAGCAGTAG
- a CDS encoding MspA family porin, with amino-acid sequence MKAISRVLIAMVASIAALFVSTGTSHAGLDNELSLVDGQGRTLTIQQWDTFLNGVFPLDRNRLTREWFHSGKATYIVAGEGADDFEGTLELGYQVGFPWSLGVGINFSYTTPNIAFDGWGLDDNLADSIVTPPLFPGVSISADLGNGPGIQEVATFSVDVAGPTGSVAVSNAHGTVTGAAGGVLLRPFARLISSTGDSVTTYGEPWNMN; translated from the coding sequence ATGAAGGCAATCAGTCGGGTGCTAATCGCGATGGTCGCGTCCATCGCGGCTTTGTTCGTGAGCACTGGCACCTCTCACGCAGGGCTGGACAACGAGCTGAGCCTGGTCGACGGCCAGGGCCGGACGTTGACGATCCAGCAGTGGGACACGTTCCTCAACGGCGTGTTTCCGTTGGACCGCAACCGCCTGACCCGTGAGTGGTTCCACTCGGGCAAGGCGACCTACATCGTGGCCGGCGAGGGTGCCGATGACTTCGAGGGCACGCTGGAGCTGGGTTACCAGGTCGGCTTCCCGTGGTCGCTGGGTGTGGGCATCAACTTCAGCTACACCACCCCGAACATCGCGTTCGACGGCTGGGGCCTGGACGACAACCTGGCTGACAGCATCGTGACCCCGCCGCTGTTCCCGGGTGTGTCGATCTCGGCGGATCTGGGCAACGGCCCGGGTATCCAGGAGGTCGCGACCTTCTCGGTGGACGTGGCCGGCCCGACCGGTTCGGTGGCGGTGTCCAACGCCCACGGCACGGTGACCGGTGCTGCCGGTGGTGTGCTGCTGCGTCCGTTCGCCCGCCTGATCTCGTCGACCGGTGACAGCGTCACCACCTACGGCGAGCCCTGGAACATGAACTGA